One window of the Populus nigra chromosome 4, ddPopNigr1.1, whole genome shotgun sequence genome contains the following:
- the LOC133692928 gene encoding calcium uniporter protein 4, mitochondrial-like: MAFRKLFSKRAVTNDYRVASPAGGALDHSSPIKSLTTPQNNAASKTKLFKEFLTGDSVDIGFFRRFLHRRAISQLPEFMSMPVGEKLREKLISGDRLHLDGLTPPEEIAGEANKFGISVENVKKILRFSLVEKLKAKLREIPRGSICYSEFVKICVDECGNEGQGVEFAKLLDQSGNVIVLGNIVFLRPEQVAISVENMISQAIAAPDDPRRKHLEHMEKLKVIIDQKARTQVRGELYCGLGFLTIQTLGFMRLTFWELNWDVMEPICFFVTSLHFAIAYGFFLRTSTEPSFEGYFQQRFKAKQKKLMKIHGFDVQKYNQLRKVFYPNLGYGLPQSEYYKPGHH, from the exons ATGGCGTTTCGAAAATTATTTTCGAAGCGTGCTGTGACCAACGATTATAGAGTTGCATCGCCGGCAGGAGGAGCTCTAGACCACTCATCACCAATTAAATCTCTTACAACACCCCAAAATAATGCAGCATCCAAAACGAAACTATTTAAAGAGTTTCTCACTGGAGATTCCGTCGATATAGGGTTTTTCCGGCGTTTCCTTCACCGTAGAGCCATTAGCCAGTTACCTGAATTCATGTCCATGCCGGTGGGAGAGAAGTTAAGAGAAAAGCTCATTTCCGGTGACCGGCTCCACCTTGATGGTCTGACTCCTCCGGAAGAGATCGCTGGAGAGGCTAATAAGTTCGGGATTTCTGTTGAGAATGTGAAGAAGATCTTGAGGTTTTCTCTTGTGGAGAAGTTGAAGGCCAAACTTAGAGAGATTCCAAGAGGGTCGATTTGTTATTCGGAGTTTGTCAAAATTTGTGTTGATGAGTGTGGAAATGAAGGTCAAGGTGTTGAGTTTGCCAAGTTGCTTGATCAGTCCGGAAACGTCATCGTTTTAGGAAACATTGTGTTTCTCAGGCCTGAGCag GTAGCGATATCAGTGGAGAATATGATATCCCAGGCCATTGCAGCTCCTGATGATCCGAGAAGAAAACACCTTGAGCATATGGAGAAACTAAAGGTGATAATTGATCAGAAGGCTAGAACCCAGGTCCGAGGAGAGCTTTATTGTGGGCTGGGCTTTCTAACGATCCAGACACTTGGGTTCATGAGGCTCACCTTCTGGGAGCTTAACTGGGATGTCATGGAGCCGATATGTTTCTTTGTCACCTCCCTTCACTTCGCAATAGCCTATGGTTTCTTCCTGAGAACATCCACTGAGCCCTCTTTTGAAGGTTACTTCCAGCAACGCTTCAAGGCCAAACAAAAGAAACTCATGAAGATCCATGGTTTTGATGTCCAAAAATATAACCAACTTCGCAAAGTTTTTTACCCTAACCTTGGTTATGGTTTACCACAATCAGAATATTACAAACCCGGGCACCATTAA